TATACCTCTTCGCTTCATAAAGAATCCCATCTTTCGGGTATACGATCCCCTTTTCAATTGCATTTCCGCACAGCAAACAAACATATTGATTCTCACCTTCGATATACCCTTGTTTAAGCTCATCCTGAGACGCGCTCCAAAACATTTCAGCGTCCTTCATAAAACAAACACTTCCCTATAAAGTTTATAATATAATAAACATAATATTAATTTGTTTGATTTATGTCAATGTTTTTCCTGATTTTTTTATAACTCCAGCAACCGTGAAATCATAAAAAAACATTAAATAGAAAAAAGGCATCCGATCACGGATGCCTCAGACTGTACAATTTAAACGTTGATTTCCTCTCCAGGCACACGCTTTCAGCGGGCGATCCGGAAGCCTCCTCGGCACCTCCGCGCCTGCGGGGTCTCCCTTGGACTCACTTTTCCCGCAGGAGTCTCACACACCTGCTCCAATCAACTTTGTTTTAACTTTTAGATAGAACCTTTTTGCCTAAGATCTTTATTGTTTTAAAATAGAATTATTAAAACTTGGGGTGATGAGGGTGCCTTTCTAAACATGATTCTATTCAGTGAAATCAACTTGAAATGATTACTTTAGATCAACTAGTGTCGGCGAACCATTTGATTCGTAAAATTGAGGCTGCCATTGACTTCTCTTTCATTTATGATTTATTGAAACAAATATGACTTATCGTTGGTTCTTAGGCTGCATTGGACTACTTTAAGGGGACTTAAAAAACTGCCTATGCAGGCGGTGCTTACTTTCGCTCCTTTATTTAAAGAAGATGGCCAATTGACATGGAAAGTTCTAGGCATCGCCTAACATAGTGGGCTCGCAGGGCCCCAATCTCTTAATTTAAGGCGAAAATTCAAAGGGAATTTCAAAAGGGGTTCGGAATTTTTTAATTCCGAACCCCTTTTGTCTACAAACTGAGGCATCCGATCATGGATGCTTTTTACTGTGGATCATATGAAACTCCTAATATAGTTCCTCCGTCAGAGCTCATTAAGTATTGCTAGGCACAAACTTAAGTATTCCTTCCAGATAAACACCTTGTTCTTTTCGGGTGCATTCCCTCAACTTGATTCTTCCTTCTTTTTCTAACTCCTTGGCTAATTGGACTACTTCAGTTCCATCTTCGGTTATTTCGACTGAGAAGAAATTGCCCCGAGTGGAAGTTTGAATGAACTTGAATAATCTATCTTTATTCATTTAAACATCTCCTTATTTATAACAAGTTCGACATAAAAGGTCATCCACCTGCGATAAATATGAAATAAAAAACTTCTTATCGTTATACGAACATTTTAAAAGAAAGCGAATCGAAATTACCCTCATTAACTTATACAGCTCAAAAAAAGAAAAAAGCCAAAACCTTAGAAGGTTTTGGCTTTTTTAAGTTAGTGTCCCAGGAGAGATTCGAACTCCCGACCGACGCCTTAGAAGGGCGTTGCTCTATCCAGCTGAGCTACTGAGACGTTTATGATATAAGTTGCGGTAAAACTTATGTATTACCTTAACTGTTCCCTTAGGACACTTCTTATTATAGTAGGATATCAAAAGAAAGTCAACGGTTTTTCAAAAAAAGTTTTTTTCTTTTTTTATGAACCAGGAAGCGGGGAAAAACGCTTCCTGTTCATTATACATGAAATCATTCCATTTGATAAGCATTTCTTAATTCCTCAACGATTTTTCCTTCAAGGTCATAAAAGATGATTTCAAGTTGGTCATTTCCGATATCCAAAATGGCATAGGTTTTCTCTTTTCGTCCACGCGGCTGCCGTATGCTTCCCGGGTTGATGAAGAGCTTGCCGTCAATCAATTCTGAACCCGCAGCGTGGGAATGGCCAAAGCAAATAATATCCGCCCCTGTCTCTTCACTTTTATATGATAGGTTCATCAAGGTCATATTTATGTTATAGAGGTGCCCATGCGTAAGGAAGAAACGCTTGCCTGCGATACTCTCCACAATATCATTCGGATATGCCGAATCATAGTCACAATTCCCACGAACGGCTAAGAACTCCGACATATGAGGGTCATTTTTTTCCAACTCTGAATCACCGCAATGGATCATGGCAGCAACCTCTTGTTTATGACGGTCGGCAATCATGCTGATTTCATGAGTTAAGCCATGACTGTCACTCATTATTAGCACTTTCATCGTCACATTCCTTCTTCCCTTTTTAGAAATGGATCAAGTTTTTCATCTAGAGCCCTCAATGCGTTGGCACGGTGGCTGATTTTGTTTTTTTCCTCTTTTGTCAATTCGGCGTTTGTTTTACCCTGTTCCTCAACAAAAAAGATGGGATCATAACCAAATCCATTCGTTCCAGAAGGCTGTTCTGTTATCAAGCCTTCCATCGTTCCCGATACCGTAATCGTTTCCTGGTTAGGTGACGCTAGTGCCAATGCGCAATAAAATCTCGCCGTTCTATCCTCTTTTGGCACGCCTTCCAGCTCCCGGAGGACTTTTTCCGTGTTTGCTTCATCACTCTTGGACTCTCCAGCATAGCGCGCTGAATATACGCCGGGACGGCCCTCTAATGCATCTACAATCAATCCTGAGTCATCAGCAATGACAAAGTGGTCTAGCTGATGGGCAATGGCCTCTGCCTTCAGGATCGCGTTTTCTTCAAAAGTCGTGCCTGTTTCTTCAACATCAGGAGCATCCGGTACATCGAGAAGTGTTTTGACTTCATATCCTTTTGCAGAGAATAAGCTTTCGAACTCCTTGGCTTTCCCTTTATTTTTCGTTGCAATGATTACTGTCTTCATTTATCATTTCACCCTTTTTTATTTTATCGGCATGAAGCTCTTTTGGGGCTAAGAAAGAATCCGCTGTAACTTGTTATATGTAAAAGCCGCTTCTTCTCCAGTGCCAAACGGACGAATTCAGCGCTGCCTTTCACGTTCAACAACTGCCGCTGAATTATCCAGATAAGTTTAGTCTAACACAACTCCCTCATCTGCAATAAGCCGTAACTTGTAATCTAACGTTTGTAATTTTCACTATGTTCAATATGGATATTAACTTTTATGTTATTTATTGAAGTCTTATCAAAGGAATTAATAATTTTATTATCCCATTTATTTACATGGTATCTGTATGCCTTTTCACTGATGTTAAAAAGGTCTGTATTTATTTTTCTCCCTGTCTCCAATGTCTTCAAAATATCTTCCTTAACTTTTATTTCTACCTTTTTTTCGATTTTTTCCATATCAAGGTCATCTATATTTTGTTTCAATATTCCATTTGCTCTAACCTTTAAATCATATAAGGGTTTCTTTTGCTGTTCCAACACCATGATGTTTGTATTGGGGTCCATGATTTCAACACTTACCTTTTGTTCGTTCAGCGAAAAGAACAGCACTGTCGCCTTATTTTCAACCCATTTTAAACCTATCAAATCTTGTTTACTTACGAACCCTTTATATTGTTGTTTTGATAAAACATAGCCGCCATTCAACGTTGGTATCTTCTTTTCCTTCCCGCCCTCTGAGTAATGATGCTCATTTATGACCAAAGAGGGAATTAAAATGGAACCAACCGGTTGATAAAACTTCGAAACCAGTTCACTGAATTTTAACGGAGAAATGAAATAGTTCTCGTTAATAACGGTCTCTGGCCTTTGAATGATCGTGAATAAGTTAGGAAGATTAAAGAAACTATTACTGTCAAACACCTTTTTAATATCCTCGTTCGTAACGAACAGCCATGAATTGTATCGCAATAAGGGCTCTTTTCCTACATATTCAATGAAATCCTTCATTTTATTCTTGATTACACTCTCACTTAAAATGAAGGAGTTAATATGCCCGATATAAAGCGGTAATGCAGCATGTTGTTCTAATTCGGTAAATGCTTCCTCGATACTTTCCCCTTTACCTTCCCCAATGACAACAGTAGATCTTTCTTGTAATACAGCGGCCCCCTCTTGTTTTGCAATATCCGCAAAATTCAACGCTTGAAAGTATAAGATGAATTCACCCTCTTTATAATCGATCCCTAGGGCTGATCCATATGTTTGCGCTTGAATTTCCTTCATTCCCCAGCATCCTGTCGTCAGTAAAAGTTGACAGCCAATAACCATGACTGCAATTAGCTTTCTCATTTGTTTGACTCCTTTTGAGGTTCATTATCAGTGGACTGTATAGCTTGATTCCGTTGCCTTAACATCCCATACGGTAGCCTAAATAAGACTTTTAACATATCCGATTTATTTGGTTTGGAAAGTGGATTCACAAAAGGCTGGCCGAAACTTTCCAAGGAAACCACAACAATCAAGATAAGGAATATTCCCATGAAGAATCCAAACAAGCCTAAAAACGCTGAACAGGCAAATATGAATAACCTTATAAGAACGATATTCCCAGCAATATTCTGATTGATTAAGGTATAGCTTGCGAGAACTGTAACAGCTATTATTACAAGCATGGAGGGTGAAGTCAGCCCTGCCCGAATCGCTGCATCGCCTATGATCAACCCACCCAATACAGAAACCGTCGGACCTACAGCTTTCGGCAGGCGAAGACCAGCTTCTTTAAATAGTTCAAACAATATGATCATCATGAAAGCCTCCAACGAAGCAGGTATCGGTAATCCTTGTCTCGTGATTGAAATCGTCGCAAGAAGTGAAAAGGGAATTTGGTCGAATTGATAGGAAACTAACGCTATAAAAAAACCAGGTAACGCAACCGTTACAAATAAGGCGAATACACGAATGATGCGCATGAAACTAATATAAAAAAAACTTGCATGTGCGTCATCAGCAGAATACAGTAACTGATTAATGCTGGTCGGTCCGATCAAGCATGTCGGATTCCCGTCCACCAGAATGGCAAAGCGCCCTTGATTCAAGGATTCAACAACATAGTCCGGTCTACCGATATAATCCATTAAAGGGAAGATGGAAAGTTGAGTATCATATAGGAGTTCTTCAACTTGGTAACTGCTGACTATGATATCAACCTTTAATGAATCCAATCGTTTTTTAATATCCAAAAGAATCGAGGGATTAATAATGTCATCTATATAAAGTAGCAATATTTTAGTTTTACTTCTTTTCCCGATTGTATATTCAATGCATTTAAGTGTTGACGTTTTTAACCTTTGGCGAATTAAAGACATGTTATCCGATATATTCTCAACAAATCCATCTCTAGGTCCGCGAATGGAAGATTCTATATTGGACTCTTCCGGACTGCGCTTAGGGGAATTAGCTAATGGGGTATAGTAAATTTCATTAGAAGATTCATTAATAATGATTAGGTCTCCTGAAAAAAGAATGCTTTCTACTTCCTCTTTTAAATCGGAGTCTTTTTTTAGCGTACTGAACTCCATAATATTGCTTAATAGATCAATTGTTAATTCGCCATTTTCTTGAACCGCTTTTGATATTGTAGGCAGTATCACTTCATTGATAAATTGCATATCCACTAAGTTTGGCGCATATAAAAACCCCAACAAATAACGACCATCAGGATCGAATGTTTTTTTTCTTAAAACAACATCAGAAGAATGTTCGAACCATTTTTGGATTTGGTCAATGCAAGAAGGAGTTCCATTCAATTTTCCCTTCCTCATAATGTTTCACCTTTTCCTTTTCCCTTTTTTATAATAAGGAATAACAGTATAATTGCAGCACTTAAGAGAAACAGACTACTGATTGGAAAGTAATATTTGTATATAAAATAAAAAAATGAAGTGGCATCCCAATGGATTAGCGTCCCAAAAACAATCATTGAATATAGGGAAAGCAGTATCCACTTCTGATGTTTTGAATTTGAGATTAATTTATATCCTATAAATAAACATAAACTTATTCGAATCATGGCACCTGAAAGCCATTGGAAAATGGAAAGGAAATCGAGTCGAGTAATATAATAGCCAAACCTTAACAACTTCCACTGTTCATAAGCTGGATTCCTCATTTTCACTGCTTCCACAGAACCAAATTCTGCAATCGCTCCCATGAGGGGCCCTAACGTCAGCATGATTAAAATTACACCAACTAATAAAAGCCACTTGGCTTTTAGCTTATCTTTCAGGTAAGGAGTCAAAAATAAAAAAACGATAATTTCTAAATATCCTGCACTCGTATACAAAATACCATTTAGAGTATTGCGATACCCGCTTTCAAATATCGGGAACAATAATTCGTAATTCTTATTACTCGTATTCCCCAGCCCCACAAATATCCCAAAAAACGTGACGAACGGAAGGAACAGGAGAGCCAAAGTACTTATGGTGCGTATTCCTTTATAAGTTGCAAAAATACAAATAAAAGTGAATAGGCTAACGACTACGATGTTTGGGATGTCATGAGTATAATTAGCTTTTGCCCAAATCACTGTAAATTTGACGGTAATGAAGGCGTTAAATATAAAGTACAACCCAAATGCTATAGTGAAAATATATGTAACAAAAGGTGTAGACCATTTTTTTAGAAAAGCGATTATATCTTCTTTATCTAGTTTTTTATAAATATAAAAAATAAATAGGGTCCAAACGATACAGGGAACAACACTAATTATGACACTTACCCATGCATCGCGTTGAGATGCGGTTAAGATATTGGGAAGGAGCAGGACATGTACCATGAATCCTGTATTCATAATGATTAAAACATAGATGTGTACAGCCTGAATTACCTTTTGATCCATAATATCCCCCCATTGATTGCATTATTAAAAGTAATTTCCCCTTTTAAAAATTTATTTATGTAAAAACTTTCTCACGGTACAAGAAATTGCCAGGCAGGGGTATTAGTTTTCATCTAATGCAATAATTAAGATTTATACGACAGGGGCTATAAAAGGGTGGTAATTCAATTCTGGAGGCAAAAAAATAAGAGACAGCTTCAGGCTGCCTCATTCTGCTATTTCTAATATAATATCGTTCCTTAAAAACTTCCTGTGTTGACTTTCTCTGGACGTACCACTGGTTCGGATAATTTCTTTCCTTCTTCATTAAGAACATCGGCGCTGCCCTGCACTTGTACTTCAACGCTTTCAATTCCTTTCTGTTCCGTTAAAGAAAGGACCAAGGCATCAAGGACTTCTTGTGATACCTTTTTCTCTTTAAAGCTTCCAAGGATATTTTCGTTAAAATTGAGGCTGACCTTACCTTCTGCCACTTTAGGCTCGTCAAGTAAAGCTACATCACTCATGAACCCTGTTTGCAGGCTAGAACCCGAAGGACTCTTCGTTAATTCCTTAATGACTGCTGTTACATTATCAGACACCGTTTCACTGATCCTGCGCGTCACCGGAACATAATAAGTATACTCTTCGTCACCGCCTACATAATAAACGGTCAATGCTTTTGTATTGGAAATGTCGACTACGTCACTCGTATCGATATTGATTCCTGACGACCTTGAGATATTTTCATCTATTGGTGTGCCATTGACCGGCATTTCGGAAATATCTTCACCATTGATTCTCATTTGGATTTTATCGACCGAGTCGAATTGTGTCAGGGTCCATGTAATGGCTTGAAGGATTTTAAGTTCATCCTCTTTCTGATAGTTTTTGAACTCCGGTGAAAAGTCCGCTACAGCCACTCCGTCTTTAATGTTCACGCTTATTTGGGTATCGGCAGGAATGACGGCCCTGAACCCATTTGGAAGTTTATCCGTGACTGGTCCGTTACTGACAAGGTAATCAAGGGCCTGTTTAGCGACAGCTTCCGATTTAGGAAGTTCCAATGTCTGTGGAACCACATACCCGCTTTTATCAATTAAATATAACTCCGTCTTCACCGTTTTTGATTCAACAGCACCCTCTTCTCCATCAGCAGCTGGCTTTTCCTCACCATTCATTTCTGTTTCTTTCAAAGAAGATTCATCCTCAACTAAAGAAACATCCTTTGGAGGATCAATTTCCTTTTTCTCTTCACCGCCAAATAATCCGCAGCCCGAAAGCCAAAAAGAAGATGCCAGAATGGTCACAACCATTGTTACTTTTGATTTATTGGACATAAAATCACTCCTAGGACAGTTTGTACTCCTATTTATACGAGCCCTAGGGGAAAATAGACCAATTATTTTTCTCTCTGATAATGAGCCGGGCAACTTGCCCGTACTGCTGTATCTTTGTCAGCTTCATTGGGATTTCAAGAAATCCTGATTGGAACAATCGAATCCCTTTCCCTTCTGTCCCTTAAAGCCAATTCTATGCTTCCATCTTCTCTAGCGATATATCCTTCCTGGCTTGCAGCTATATACATAACAATATATTTTCATTTTTCCCCTCGTGAAAAAAAAGACTTCCAAATGGAAGCCTTATAAGTGATCAATTTTAATTGTTTCGATGTCATTGACATGAATACCGAGCCAGCTCGACGCGATGGAACCAAACATATCTCTTGAACCGGTTGTGTAAAAGCGATGAACTGGACGGAGCTTGCTTTTATTGATTAATTTATAGTAATCCAAAATGACACTTGCCTCACGGGCCGTCTCTTCCCCAGAGGAAATGACTTGTACTTCATCCCCCATATAGGAAGAGATTACAGGCCCCAGCAGTGGATAATGGGTACAGCCAAGGATCAATGTGTCGATCTTCGTTTTCTTCAACGGGTTCAAGGTTTGTGCCACGACCCTATTGACGATACCCCCTTGAAACTCCCCGCTTTCCACGATTGGGACAAATTTCGGGCATGCTAAACTATCTACTTTCACATCGGAATTGATGGAGGCAAGAGCGTCGTCATAAGCTTTGCTTTTTACCGTGCCTTCCGTACCAATAACGCCAATATGCAAGGAATCAGAAACTTTCAATGCCGCCCTTGCCCCTGGATGAATGACACCCAACACAGGAATCGGCAGTATTGCCCTGATCTCATCCAGTACAGCTGCAGTCGCCGTATTGCAAGCGATGATCAGCATTTTTATATCCTTCTTCATCAAGAACCTCGTCATCTGCCATGTGAAGGTTTGGACATCTTTTTTAGTCCTCGGCCCATAAGGGCATCTTGCTGTATCACCTAAGTAAATTATATTTTCATTTGGAAGCTGACGCATGACTTCTTTAGCTACTGTCAAGCCGCCTACCCCTGAATCAATGATGCCTATCGGTTGTTTCAAAAAACTCGCCTCATTTTTCTTTCATTTCTAGATGTAGTTTTGCTAGAATCCCTTTGAGGGACCTGATGTCAGATTCGTTAAAATTGACTAACACGCCACTCAAGTACTGCTGCCGTTTATTAATTACTTCTTCGATAATCCGTTCACCTTCTTCAAGAAGGTGAATTCGAACCACACGCCGGTCCTTTTCATCCCTGACACGCTGAACAAGTTGATGTTTCTCCATGCGGTCAATCAGGTCCGTCGTTGTGCTGAAGGCGAGAAACATCTTCGTGGACAATTCGCCAATCGTCATGTCGCCTGATTCAAAAAGCCATTGCAAAGCCACGAATTGAGGAATGGTAATTTTATAATCATGGAGAATTTCTCTTCCCCTTTGTTTAAGCCAT
The DNA window shown above is from Peribacillus sp. FSL P2-0133 and carries:
- a CDS encoding GerMN domain-containing protein, translating into MSNKSKVTMVVTILASSFWLSGCGLFGGEEKKEIDPPKDVSLVEDESSLKETEMNGEEKPAADGEEGAVESKTVKTELYLIDKSGYVVPQTLELPKSEAVAKQALDYLVSNGPVTDKLPNGFRAVIPADTQISVNIKDGVAVADFSPEFKNYQKEDELKILQAITWTLTQFDSVDKIQMRINGEDISEMPVNGTPIDENISRSSGINIDTSDVVDISNTKALTVYYVGGDEEYTYYVPVTRRISETVSDNVTAVIKELTKSPSGSSLQTGFMSDVALLDEPKVAEGKVSLNFNENILGSFKEKKVSQEVLDALVLSLTEQKGIESVEVQVQGSADVLNEEGKKLSEPVVRPEKVNTGSF
- a CDS encoding spore germination protein, yielding MRKGKLNGTPSCIDQIQKWFEHSSDVVLRKKTFDPDGRYLLGFLYAPNLVDMQFINEVILPTISKAVQENGELTIDLLSNIMEFSTLKKDSDLKEEVESILFSGDLIIINESSNEIYYTPLANSPKRSPEESNIESSIRGPRDGFVENISDNMSLIRQRLKTSTLKCIEYTIGKRSKTKILLLYIDDIINPSILLDIKKRLDSLKVDIIVSSYQVEELLYDTQLSIFPLMDYIGRPDYVVESLNQGRFAILVDGNPTCLIGPTSINQLLYSADDAHASFFYISFMRIIRVFALFVTVALPGFFIALVSYQFDQIPFSLLATISITRQGLPIPASLEAFMMIILFELFKEAGLRLPKAVGPTVSVLGGLIIGDAAIRAGLTSPSMLVIIAVTVLASYTLINQNIAGNIVLIRLFIFACSAFLGLFGFFMGIFLILIVVVSLESFGQPFVNPLSKPNKSDMLKVLFRLPYGMLRQRNQAIQSTDNEPQKESNK
- a CDS encoding MarR family transcriptional regulator, whose translation is MDEEKQAAYVADIERELRYVSTWLKQRGREILHDYKITIPQFVALQWLFESGDMTIGELSTKMFLAFSTTTDLIDRMEKHQLVQRVRDEKDRRVVRIHLLEEGERIIEEVINKRQQYLSGVLVNFNESDIRSLKGILAKLHLEMKEK
- a CDS encoding Ger(x)C family spore germination protein, whose amino-acid sequence is MRKLIAVMVIGCQLLLTTGCWGMKEIQAQTYGSALGIDYKEGEFILYFQALNFADIAKQEGAAVLQERSTVVIGEGKGESIEEAFTELEQHAALPLYIGHINSFILSESVIKNKMKDFIEYVGKEPLLRYNSWLFVTNEDIKKVFDSNSFFNLPNLFTIIQRPETVINENYFISPLKFSELVSKFYQPVGSILIPSLVINEHHYSEGGKEKKIPTLNGGYVLSKQQYKGFVSKQDLIGLKWVENKATVLFFSLNEQKVSVEIMDPNTNIMVLEQQKKPLYDLKVRANGILKQNIDDLDMEKIEKKVEIKVKEDILKTLETGRKINTDLFNISEKAYRYHVNKWDNKIINSFDKTSINNIKVNIHIEHSENYKR
- a CDS encoding metallophosphoesterase — protein: MKVLIMSDSHGLTHEISMIADRHKQEVAAMIHCGDSELEKNDPHMSEFLAVRGNCDYDSAYPNDIVESIAGKRFFLTHGHLYNINMTLMNLSYKSEETGADIICFGHSHAAGSELIDGKLFINPGSIRQPRGRKEKTYAILDIGNDQLEIIFYDLEGKIVEELRNAYQME
- the racE gene encoding glutamate racemase gives rise to the protein MKQPIGIIDSGVGGLTVAKEVMRQLPNENIIYLGDTARCPYGPRTKKDVQTFTWQMTRFLMKKDIKMLIIACNTATAAVLDEIRAILPIPVLGVIHPGARAALKVSDSLHIGVIGTEGTVKSKAYDDALASINSDVKVDSLACPKFVPIVESGEFQGGIVNRVVAQTLNPLKKTKIDTLILGCTHYPLLGPVISSYMGDEVQVISSGEETAREASVILDYYKLINKSKLRPVHRFYTTGSRDMFGSIASSWLGIHVNDIETIKIDHL
- a CDS encoding endospore germination permease — its product is MDQKVIQAVHIYVLIIMNTGFMVHVLLLPNILTASQRDAWVSVIISVVPCIVWTLFIFYIYKKLDKEDIIAFLKKWSTPFVTYIFTIAFGLYFIFNAFITVKFTVIWAKANYTHDIPNIVVVSLFTFICIFATYKGIRTISTLALLFLPFVTFFGIFVGLGNTSNKNYELLFPIFESGYRNTLNGILYTSAGYLEIIVFLFLTPYLKDKLKAKWLLLVGVILIMLTLGPLMGAIAEFGSVEAVKMRNPAYEQWKLLRFGYYITRLDFLSIFQWLSGAMIRISLCLFIGYKLISNSKHQKWILLSLYSMIVFGTLIHWDATSFFYFIYKYYFPISSLFLLSAAIILLFLIIKKGKGKGETL
- a CDS encoding XTP/dITP diphosphatase, coding for MKTVIIATKNKGKAKEFESLFSAKGYEVKTLLDVPDAPDVEETGTTFEENAILKAEAIAHQLDHFVIADDSGLIVDALEGRPGVYSARYAGESKSDEANTEKVLRELEGVPKEDRTARFYCALALASPNQETITVSGTMEGLITEQPSGTNGFGYDPIFFVEEQGKTNAELTKEEKNKISHRANALRALDEKLDPFLKREEGM